The bacterium genome includes a window with the following:
- a CDS encoding Rrf2 family transcriptional regulator: MIFSKPTSYAIRALVFLAQHYQQGSVFVSEIAKAEQLPAPFLSKLIRELSAAGVVTSLRGPGGGISLSHPPNQVSLYDVFMLYDGLTLSNECLLGHAICSDETACCVHRLWKPTKTEIERFLKGTSIADLLEMRQEQRDILLPRH; this comes from the coding sequence ATGATTTTTTCCAAACCCACAAGTTACGCAATTCGCGCACTTGTCTTCCTTGCGCAGCATTATCAGCAAGGCTCAGTATTCGTCTCCGAGATTGCTAAGGCCGAGCAACTCCCTGCTCCGTTTCTATCGAAGCTGATACGCGAACTGTCAGCAGCTGGCGTTGTTACGTCATTAAGAGGACCTGGCGGGGGAATTTCCTTGTCCCACCCGCCGAATCAAGTCTCTCTTTATGACGTGTTCATGCTGTATGATGGACTTACTCTGTCCAATGAGTGTCTACTCGGCCACGCGATTTGCAGCGATGAAACAGCTTGCTGTGTTCATCGGCTATGGAAGCCAACGAAAACTGAGATTGAAAGATTCCTGAAGGGAACTTCCATTGCGGATTTGCTGGAGATGCGACAGGAACAGCGGGACATCTTGTTACCCCGGCACTGA
- a CDS encoding tail fiber domain-containing protein has translation MWKFLITIVLASAVAPCWAVPQSINYQGYLTSAGGAPLDTIVSISFGIYDALADGDLIWSETHPAVVVSEGLFNVALGSLAPLSDDFTANRWLGITIGADAEMIPREQFQTVAHAFRVGTVDGATGGNIEGDVNISGKANIGIGNSNSGASAFVCGANNSATGHYSAVGGGAYNLAAGSYAVIGGGGGALPADSNRASANWAAILGGRANQAPQTYSTIGGGYANWALGQYAVVTGGRANYCGGNYSAILSGDSNYVMQEHVVVAGGHGNHVEGESAVCGGGTSNWINNAEYATISGGFVNTIQSDYATVAGGYSNSSSGIYATIGGGNDNVASATNATIAGGFQNSATSAATVVGGGYQNDATVAGATVAGGYYNEASNTAATVGGGYENLSNGYAATVAGGRYNNARGNFSVIAGGGGVNEADSNSVSAYCSIGGGSRNYTMANWANISGGYSNEATGSYCSIGGGYNNRTASHYSTVPGGQHNSATGEVAFAAGAYAFAAQNGSFVWSSGGDTTNSFATNSFTARAPGGVRFYTATSSTTVGATLPAGSGTWSSLSDSTTKRRFGRVNTRDILDKVTELPIERWSYKTQDENIQHVGPMAQDFYALFSLGEDNKTISMLDPSGVALAAIQELANQNRELRASIDKLQAQITSLQAGFTLTTSKDKRYEKAAILPACAGSAACATAAK, from the coding sequence ATGTGGAAATTTCTTATCACAATTGTACTCGCCTCTGCCGTCGCCCCGTGCTGGGCAGTGCCACAGTCCATCAACTATCAAGGTTATCTAACGTCAGCGGGCGGAGCGCCGCTGGATACCATTGTTTCAATTTCTTTTGGGATTTATGACGCACTTGCTGATGGGGATCTCATTTGGTCGGAGACACATCCGGCAGTCGTGGTTTCGGAGGGGCTTTTCAACGTTGCACTTGGTTCACTTGCGCCACTCTCCGACGACTTCACGGCAAACCGCTGGCTCGGTATCACAATTGGAGCAGACGCTGAAATGATCCCCCGAGAGCAGTTTCAAACCGTGGCGCATGCTTTCCGCGTGGGTACCGTGGACGGAGCGACCGGTGGAAACATCGAGGGTGACGTGAATATTTCCGGCAAAGCCAATATTGGCATTGGAAATTCCAACTCGGGCGCGAGCGCTTTTGTGTGTGGCGCGAACAACTCTGCCACAGGACACTATTCGGCTGTTGGTGGCGGTGCCTATAATCTTGCCGCCGGAAGCTACGCCGTCATCGGAGGAGGAGGTGGTGCGCTCCCTGCGGATTCGAACCGCGCAAGCGCTAATTGGGCGGCCATTCTCGGAGGCAGAGCGAATCAAGCTCCACAAACCTACTCCACTATCGGAGGAGGCTATGCGAACTGGGCGCTTGGCCAGTATGCAGTGGTAACCGGCGGACGCGCCAACTATTGCGGCGGCAACTACTCGGCCATATTGAGCGGTGACTCCAATTACGTTATGCAGGAGCATGTGGTCGTGGCCGGCGGACATGGCAATCATGTCGAAGGCGAAAGCGCTGTCTGCGGCGGAGGCACGAGCAATTGGATCAACAACGCTGAATACGCAACGATATCAGGCGGCTTCGTCAACACTATTCAGTCCGATTATGCCACCGTTGCCGGCGGATACAGCAACAGCTCGTCGGGAATTTACGCCACAATTGGCGGTGGAAATGACAATGTTGCGTCCGCAACAAATGCCACCATCGCAGGCGGTTTTCAAAACAGTGCCACTTCCGCCGCCACAGTGGTCGGAGGCGGGTATCAGAACGATGCAACGGTCGCCGGAGCCACAGTGGCTGGCGGCTACTATAACGAGGCTTCAAACACGGCCGCGACGGTCGGAGGAGGCTATGAAAACCTCTCTAACGGCTACGCCGCGACGGTCGCAGGAGGCCGCTACAACAATGCCCGCGGAAACTTCTCCGTCATCGCGGGCGGAGGCGGGGTTAACGAGGCAGACTCCAACAGCGTTTCCGCCTACTGTTCGATTGGCGGAGGGTCAAGGAATTACACCATGGCGAACTGGGCCAACATCAGCGGTGGATATTCCAACGAAGCCACAGGGTCATATTGCTCAATCGGGGGGGGATACAATAATCGAACTGCAAGCCATTACTCGACTGTCCCCGGTGGCCAGCATAACAGTGCCACCGGCGAAGTCGCTTTCGCTGCGGGTGCCTACGCATTCGCCGCTCAAAACGGGAGTTTCGTATGGAGTTCCGGAGGGGATACAACGAACTCCTTCGCGACGAATAGTTTCACCGCACGCGCTCCTGGAGGTGTCAGATTCTACACCGCCACTTCGTCAACTACGGTCGGCGCAACTCTTCCTGCGGGAAGTGGAACATGGTCCTCCCTCTCTGATTCCACCACCAAGCGTCGATTTGGTCGTGTAAACACGAGGGATATTCTCGACAAGGTAACAGAGCTTCCTATTGAGCGCTGGAGTTACAAGACGCAAGACGAGAATATCCAACACGTCGGGCCGATGGCGCAGGATTTTTATGCCTTGTTTTCACTCGGTGAAGACAACAAGACCATTTCAATGCTCGACCCTTCGGGCGTGGCGCTCGCCGCAATTCAAGAGCTTGCCAATCAAAACCGCGAGCTTCGCGCAAGTATCGACAAACTGCAGGCACAGATTACATCGCTGCAGGCGGGATTCACACTAACTACTTCAAAGGACAAACGTTATGAAAAAGCCGCTATTCTTCCTGCTTGTGCCGGCTCTGCTGCTTGCGCAACCGCCGCAAAGTGA
- a CDS encoding T9SS type A sorting domain-containing protein codes for MKNWVFLAVIVNIALSFSPTSAQITISQSNFLGSGAAFISHQVLSGAVFDVGSAGAEQQWSFGNYDWEVDQYTLILDPSETPYWEDFQNATRAIHADGSGSYLYERIVEDACYMLGVGSEEEVRVYDPAPVEMTLPVNYQSTWDMVISVTQELEPGMVMTLKDSGHVLVDGWGTVSTPFGEFNVLRLATHHYSETYLNDVLLVSSEFLSYAWVDQFAVAVVNVDSDIDVTDPNFDYGIIEMNEEAMPVGPQVGVLPRNLYLHQNYPNPFNSETRLPFQIAKAATVHLQVFDATGRIVRDENIFLPAGSHELSLNADTWASGNYFARIAAGGEQMTRRMTLIR; via the coding sequence ATGAAGAACTGGGTTTTCTTGGCAGTCATTGTGAATATTGCGCTGAGCTTTAGTCCCACGTCAGCGCAAATAACTATTTCACAAAGCAATTTCCTCGGGTCGGGTGCGGCATTCATTTCACATCAGGTCCTATCGGGCGCAGTTTTCGATGTGGGTTCGGCCGGTGCGGAGCAACAATGGAGTTTTGGCAACTACGATTGGGAAGTCGATCAATACACCCTAATCCTTGATCCCAGCGAAACACCGTACTGGGAGGACTTTCAGAATGCGACAAGAGCAATTCATGCAGACGGAAGCGGAAGTTACCTCTACGAACGTATAGTAGAAGATGCCTGTTACATGCTTGGCGTCGGTTCAGAGGAGGAAGTGCGTGTGTATGATCCTGCACCTGTGGAAATGACATTGCCGGTTAATTATCAATCAACTTGGGATATGGTGATTAGCGTAACGCAGGAATTGGAACCGGGAATGGTAATGACCCTGAAGGATTCCGGACATGTTCTTGTTGACGGGTGGGGAACCGTGTCAACTCCGTTCGGCGAGTTTAACGTCTTGCGTCTTGCCACGCACCATTACAGCGAAACATATCTGAATGATGTGCTGCTGGTGTCTTCCGAGTTTCTGAGCTATGCTTGGGTAGACCAATTCGCCGTTGCTGTCGTAAATGTGGATTCGGACATTGATGTAACTGATCCGAATTTCGATTACGGTATCATCGAAATGAACGAAGAGGCCATGCCGGTCGGACCGCAAGTCGGGGTGTTGCCACGGAACCTGTATCTACATCAGAACTATCCGAATCCATTCAATTCAGAAACTCGCCTTCCGTTCCAGATAGCAAAGGCTGCGACAGTTCATTTGCAGGTATTTGACGCCACTGGGAGAATCGTAAGAGACGAGAACATCTTTCTGCCTGCAGGGAGCCACGAACTGAGCCTCAACGCGGACACTTGGGCGAGTGGCAACTATTTTGCCCGTATCGCGGCAGGCGGCGAGCAAATGACACGTAGAATGACACTGATTAGATAA
- a CDS encoding diguanylate cyclase yields the protein MEHDLKKNGNLATSNWWRELQVSITVCDTTGVIVEMNEKSITTFKSEGGAALVGTNVLDCHPEPARTQLAEMLADKSTNVYTIEKNGVKKLIYQTPWSVNGEYMGYVEISLEIPWELRHFVRAL from the coding sequence ATGGAACACGATTTGAAAAAAAATGGGAATCTCGCAACTTCCAATTGGTGGAGAGAACTCCAGGTATCCATAACCGTGTGCGATACGACTGGAGTAATCGTGGAAATGAATGAAAAGTCCATAACAACTTTCAAGTCAGAGGGAGGTGCGGCTCTCGTGGGAACGAACGTGCTTGATTGTCATCCAGAACCGGCAAGAACACAGCTTGCCGAAATGCTTGCAGATAAGAGCACGAATGTGTACACAATCGAAAAAAACGGAGTGAAAAAGCTGATTTACCAAACTCCGTGGTCTGTCAATGGCGAGTACATGGGCTATGTAGAGATTTCATTGGAGATTCCCTGGGAGTTGCGGCACTTCGTCCGAGCGCTGTGA
- a CDS encoding transglutaminase domain-containing protein: MARLSLAIRKIIRFSLALSLAITTIVLSETDIVSQSAKDIVLGHYLRDVDSLKRRAALFLFDNMEGHSYITFDLSDTAGKVIPFDVLNFQSCEELEASFKTLESAHGVLDFKIRDVCSDDSAISASFVIDHVDKAFEAWQTRPWAKTFTFEQFCEYILPYRGSNEPLEKWRGHFSTRYDSAFHGMKDTIDPIEAACIINQDLMSWFRFDPRFYYHPTDQGLSEMLQNKIGRCEDMTNLTIYAMRANGLAVTSDYTPYWANSGNNHAWNAIVTTGGEVIPFMGAEANPRAYRLPNKLAKVYRKTFSLQRRNLAFQVNHPDDAPKYLSSKCYIDVTSDYTSVSDVRVRISVPDSIRHAYICVFNSGEWKAIHWGEVRSDSVTFYEMGVDVAYLPGLYVNGEIKPVGSAFLLTKAGDIRPAVADTTKLIDMVLHSTTMKTLEVSTDGILKAAFEVGTEYVLCYWSDGWVCVGKRIADGGPLLFPNVPSNGLYWLTAANSNKEERIFTYSDGQVWW; encoded by the coding sequence ATGGCACGCCTAAGCCTCGCAATCCGGAAGATAATCAGGTTTTCATTGGCCTTGTCGCTTGCAATTACAACGATCGTACTCAGCGAGACTGACATTGTTTCGCAGAGTGCCAAGGATATTGTTCTCGGACACTACTTGAGGGATGTGGATTCGTTGAAACGCAGAGCCGCTCTCTTTCTATTTGATAACATGGAAGGGCACAGCTATATCACGTTTGACTTGAGCGACACGGCGGGAAAGGTGATTCCGTTCGATGTGCTGAATTTCCAAAGCTGCGAAGAACTCGAAGCGTCATTCAAAACACTCGAAAGTGCACACGGAGTGCTTGACTTCAAGATTCGTGACGTATGTTCAGACGACTCGGCAATTTCGGCGTCATTCGTGATTGATCATGTAGATAAGGCATTTGAAGCCTGGCAGACTCGTCCCTGGGCGAAAACGTTCACGTTCGAACAATTCTGCGAATATATTCTGCCCTATCGGGGCAGCAATGAACCCTTGGAGAAATGGCGAGGTCATTTCAGCACACGCTACGACAGCGCGTTCCACGGCATGAAAGACACGATAGATCCGATTGAAGCTGCTTGTATAATCAATCAGGACCTCATGTCATGGTTTCGGTTTGATCCAAGATTCTACTATCATCCGACCGATCAAGGTCTCTCAGAAATGCTTCAGAATAAAATCGGTCGCTGCGAAGACATGACAAATCTCACGATTTATGCGATGCGAGCTAACGGATTGGCTGTGACAAGTGATTACACTCCGTACTGGGCAAACTCAGGGAACAACCACGCGTGGAACGCAATAGTAACGACTGGTGGAGAAGTGATTCCATTTATGGGGGCGGAAGCTAATCCGCGAGCATATCGGCTCCCAAATAAGCTTGCAAAAGTGTATCGCAAGACTTTTTCGTTGCAAAGAAGAAACCTTGCATTTCAAGTGAATCATCCGGACGACGCACCCAAGTACCTGTCGTCCAAGTGTTATATTGATGTAACGTCCGATTACACGTCGGTCAGTGATGTAAGAGTGAGAATAAGTGTTCCAGATTCCATAAGACATGCATACATCTGCGTGTTCAATTCCGGGGAATGGAAGGCTATTCATTGGGGCGAAGTTCGTTCGGACTCAGTGACATTTTATGAGATGGGTGTTGACGTGGCATATTTACCCGGATTATATGTTAATGGTGAGATTAAACCTGTTGGATCGGCGTTCCTCCTGACAAAAGCAGGTGATATCCGTCCTGCAGTCGCGGATACGACCAAGTTAATCGACATGGTATTGCACTCAACGACAATGAAGACGCTCGAAGTGTCCACTGACGGCATTCTCAAAGCGGCTTTTGAAGTAGGAACAGAGTATGTACTCTGCTATTGGAGTGACGGTTGGGTTTGTGTAGGGAAGAGGATAGCTGATGGCGGACCGCTACTCTTTCCAAATGTTCCGTCAAATGGCTTGTATTGGCTTACTGCGGCAAACTCGAACAAGGAAGAGAGGATATTCACATACAGTGACGGACAGGTGTGGTGGTGA
- a CDS encoding sulfite exporter TauE/SafE family protein — MAGEHVMPLDLSGQIALTALIFLVAMIYASVGHGGASGYLAVLSLFSFQQEQMAGTALILNVAVSSLAFWSFMRRGHLLPRFAWLLVLTSIPFSFIGGTMHVSSTVYKVLLAFALSIAALRLLYERRTSNYALTEPHAIMLGGVGGSIGLVSGIVGVGGGIFLSPVSIFFRWTTVKSAATLSALFILSNSMSGLAGRVVTGKLAVAPVLPLLAAAIAGGVIGAWLGSARFSNRALRVVLAAVLMIAVLKLLLTVK, encoded by the coding sequence ATGGCAGGAGAGCATGTCATGCCGCTTGATTTGAGCGGTCAGATCGCGCTGACTGCGCTCATCTTTCTTGTTGCAATGATTTATGCCTCCGTGGGGCATGGCGGTGCGTCCGGATATCTTGCAGTCCTAAGCCTCTTTTCTTTCCAACAGGAACAAATGGCTGGTACGGCATTGATCCTAAATGTTGCAGTTTCAAGTCTTGCATTCTGGTCGTTCATGCGACGGGGACATTTGCTGCCGCGCTTTGCATGGCTGCTTGTGCTGACGTCCATTCCATTCTCATTCATTGGTGGAACGATGCATGTGTCGAGTACTGTCTACAAGGTGCTCCTGGCATTCGCACTTTCGATTGCAGCCCTTAGATTGCTTTACGAACGCCGCACGTCAAACTATGCATTGACAGAGCCGCATGCCATAATGCTCGGCGGAGTCGGGGGATCCATTGGTCTTGTTTCGGGAATCGTGGGAGTTGGCGGTGGCATTTTTCTGAGTCCGGTGTCAATCTTTTTCAGATGGACTACCGTCAAATCCGCAGCAACACTGTCCGCTCTCTTCATACTATCGAACTCTATGTCCGGACTGGCGGGCAGAGTTGTAACCGGGAAACTTGCGGTCGCACCGGTCCTCCCTCTCCTTGCTGCCGCAATTGCCGGCGGTGTGATAGGCGCATGGCTGGGTTCGGCAAGGTTTTCCAACCGGGCGCTCAGGGTGGTCTTAGCGGCCGTCCTCATGATTGCAGTTCTCAAGCTTCTTCTGACTGTCAAATGA
- a CDS encoding tail fiber domain-containing protein, whose product MLKVFARLCWLVIAFPCWAIPQQVNFQGLLVNNGGNLVDTTVSMTFRIYTDSTSGSLLWTETRSAVSSINGLFNVRLGQVIPLPDGIFNQPQLWLGVTVGADDEMVPRNFLSSVPYSYRVSSVDGAKGGVISGPLSTDTTLQAEGIRFLDGTTQFTASVAGQQYADTNSYDATRAWTSVQVSLKQSNSDTITWDATRTWVNSQLGPLQADADTTTWDATKANLAPLQNDSDTSLWDATRTWVNSMGYLRGSNNSIGTTGFVGGGNYNSASGSYSFVGGGGGASSADANSASGSNSVIGGGRLNFASAFASTVGGGNANQSIADYSTIGGGFLNTVSGQMSVIGGGNNNQASNWNTTVGGGGNNNATGIGATVGGGIVNHARGEFAVVGGGGGQTHSDSNSATGAQSVISGGRGNYASGTYATISGGSGNQATGAFSSTVGGGAANIVCGQDATISGGYANTASYAGCVVGGGQSNWANNNYATIGGGISNTIGGYAGTIGGGQSNWASGLYATVPGGYNNRAYAAYSFAAGNRAYAGGNGTFVWSDANDADFIVSNSNCFAVRSTGGVYFFTNLSETSGVNLPSGGSAWNAVSDSTKKQNIRLVDTKDMLEKVLTLPIKKWSYKSQDPSVEHIGPMAQDFWSAFHVGDDSLCGDTGTGEAVRKARRAESATSGTDTNTACRRQAG is encoded by the coding sequence ATGTTAAAGGTTTTTGCCAGGCTCTGTTGGCTCGTCATTGCATTTCCTTGCTGGGCGATTCCGCAACAGGTTAACTTCCAAGGTCTACTTGTGAACAACGGCGGAAACCTTGTGGACACAACCGTTAGCATGACTTTCCGGATATACACGGATTCCACAAGCGGAAGCTTGTTATGGACGGAAACTCGCAGTGCAGTTTCCTCAATAAATGGTCTTTTCAATGTGCGGTTGGGACAGGTCATTCCACTCCCGGACGGCATATTCAATCAACCGCAACTGTGGCTCGGAGTCACGGTTGGTGCCGACGACGAAATGGTTCCACGGAACTTCCTGTCTTCTGTGCCCTACTCCTATCGAGTAAGCTCCGTTGATGGTGCGAAAGGTGGTGTTATTTCGGGTCCGCTCTCAACAGACACGACACTTCAAGCGGAGGGCATTCGTTTTCTGGACGGAACAACACAGTTCACAGCCAGCGTTGCCGGCCAGCAGTACGCGGATACGAACAGCTACGACGCAACGCGTGCCTGGACCAGCGTGCAGGTCTCGTTGAAACAGTCGAATTCCGATACAATAACATGGGATGCTACTCGCACTTGGGTGAACTCGCAACTTGGTCCTCTGCAAGCGGATGCAGACACGACGACTTGGGACGCTACGAAAGCCAATCTGGCTCCGCTTCAGAATGACAGTGACACGTCTTTATGGGATGCGACGCGAACTTGGGTCAATTCAATGGGCTACCTTCGCGGCTCAAACAACTCGATCGGTACTACTGGTTTCGTAGGAGGCGGAAACTACAATTCGGCATCGGGAAGCTACTCATTTGTCGGCGGCGGCGGCGGCGCATCTTCTGCAGATGCCAACTCGGCATCCGGTTCAAATTCTGTGATCGGTGGTGGGCGATTGAATTTCGCAAGCGCGTTTGCCAGTACCGTTGGCGGCGGCAACGCCAACCAATCTATTGCGGACTACTCAACAATTGGAGGAGGCTTCCTGAACACAGTGAGTGGTCAAATGTCTGTGATCGGTGGCGGCAATAATAACCAGGCCAGTAATTGGAATACAACCGTTGGAGGTGGCGGCAATAACAACGCGACCGGCATTGGGGCAACGGTTGGCGGTGGAATTGTCAACCATGCGCGTGGCGAATTTGCGGTAGTTGGCGGCGGCGGCGGTCAAACGCACTCAGATTCGAATTCCGCAACGGGTGCGCAGTCGGTCATTTCGGGCGGAAGAGGCAACTACGCGAGTGGAACCTATGCGACGATCAGCGGAGGTTCCGGCAATCAAGCAACTGGAGCATTTTCGTCCACCGTTGGCGGAGGGGCCGCGAACATTGTCTGTGGGCAAGACGCAACGATTTCCGGTGGGTACGCAAATACAGCGTCATACGCTGGGTGCGTGGTGGGTGGTGGTCAGTCTAACTGGGCGAACAACAACTATGCGACAATTGGTGGAGGAATAAGCAATACTATCGGAGGCTACGCTGGAACAATCGGAGGTGGTCAATCGAATTGGGCGTCCGGGCTCTATGCCACCGTTCCCGGTGGCTATAACAATCGTGCTTATGCAGCCTACTCTTTTGCGGCTGGAAACCGCGCGTATGCGGGTGGCAACGGCACCTTCGTCTGGAGCGACGCCAATGATGCTGATTTCATCGTAAGCAACTCGAATTGTTTCGCAGTTCGCTCGACCGGCGGTGTTTACTTCTTCACCAACTTGTCCGAGACTTCCGGAGTCAATCTTCCTTCAGGAGGAAGCGCATGGAACGCTGTCTCTGATTCTACCAAGAAACAGAACATCCGTTTGGTGGACACGAAGGACATGCTTGAGAAAGTCTTGACGCTTCCTATCAAGAAATGGAGCTACAAGTCGCAAGACCCGTCGGTCGAGCACATCGGTCCTATGGCGCAGGATTTCTGGAGTGCATTCCACGTGGGCGACGACAGCCTGTGCGGCGATACAGGAACTGGCGAAGCGGTGCGCAAAGCTCGAAGAGCAGAATCGGCAACTTCAGGTACAGATACAAACACTGCTTGCAGGCGACAAGCAGGCTAA
- the ettA gene encoding energy-dependent translational throttle protein EttA, producing the protein MAPQYIFVMQHLVKLYGTTKVLDDINLAFYPGAKIGLVGDNGSGKSTLLRIMAGLDKDFQGSAEPAKGVRAVLVAQEPQLDLNKTVRENVEMAFAPTLSLIEKYNKLAEDMATMDGDAMEKALDKMQKLQDEIDKVDGWNLEHQVEVASDALFLPDGDLPVSRISGGERRRVALCKALIEKPDILLLDEPTNHLDAETVLWLEKQLREFEGTVIISTHDRYFLDNITKWILELDAGRGIPWEGNYSHWLEQKIEQMEQPDKKVSAKLAALKRELAWIKLSQRDRLELSHKHLTEYEKRSKEVFEVSDQNMMIQIAPGPHLGDVVLELNGVSKSYGDNALIKDLNLFIPPGSITGVIGPNGAGKSTLFRLINGHEQPDSGTIRLGPSVVLEYVNQMRDDLDDKKTIFEEITGGTDTILMGGKEISSRAYVSKFNFRGSDQQKYVGNLSGGERNRVHLAKLLRKGGNFLLLDEPSNDLDITTLRMLENALLEFNGCVMVISHDRFFLDRICTHILAFEGNGKVRWFEGNFEAYEQQRRTELGSNFDRPRRSLYRKLTA; encoded by the coding sequence ATGGCCCCACAGTACATCTTCGTCATGCAGCACCTCGTCAAGTTGTATGGCACGACAAAAGTACTTGACGACATTAATCTTGCGTTTTATCCCGGTGCAAAGATTGGTTTGGTAGGAGACAATGGTTCGGGCAAATCCACACTATTGCGCATTATGGCGGGATTGGACAAAGATTTTCAAGGCTCTGCTGAGCCTGCTAAAGGAGTACGGGCAGTCCTCGTCGCCCAGGAACCTCAGCTTGATTTGAATAAAACCGTGCGCGAAAACGTGGAAATGGCTTTTGCACCAACGCTTAGTTTGATAGAAAAGTACAATAAGCTTGCCGAAGACATGGCAACCATGGACGGAGATGCCATGGAAAAAGCGCTGGACAAAATGCAAAAGCTTCAGGACGAAATCGACAAGGTGGACGGCTGGAACCTGGAACATCAAGTCGAAGTTGCGTCTGATGCTTTGTTCTTGCCTGACGGAGACTTGCCGGTTTCCCGGATTTCAGGAGGAGAACGAAGGCGAGTGGCACTCTGCAAGGCTCTCATTGAAAAACCTGATATCCTTCTTCTGGACGAGCCGACCAACCACTTGGATGCTGAGACAGTTCTTTGGCTGGAGAAGCAATTGCGAGAGTTTGAAGGAACGGTGATAATATCGACCCATGACCGCTACTTTCTCGATAACATTACGAAATGGATTCTGGAACTGGATGCAGGACGAGGAATACCGTGGGAAGGGAATTATTCACATTGGCTTGAACAGAAGATTGAGCAAATGGAGCAGCCGGACAAAAAGGTGTCCGCAAAACTTGCGGCACTTAAACGGGAACTCGCTTGGATCAAACTCTCACAGCGCGACCGCCTCGAACTTAGCCATAAGCACCTGACGGAGTATGAAAAACGATCAAAGGAAGTCTTCGAAGTAAGCGACCAGAACATGATGATTCAGATCGCGCCCGGTCCGCACCTTGGAGATGTCGTACTGGAATTAAATGGCGTATCCAAGAGCTACGGTGACAATGCACTAATTAAAGACTTGAATCTCTTCATTCCGCCGGGAAGTATTACCGGTGTAATTGGTCCCAACGGAGCGGGAAAGTCCACTCTATTTCGCTTAATCAACGGTCACGAGCAGCCGGACAGCGGGACAATCAGGCTTGGACCGTCCGTTGTACTTGAGTATGTAAACCAAATGCGGGATGACCTCGACGACAAGAAGACGATCTTTGAGGAAATCACCGGTGGAACGGACACAATTCTGATGGGAGGCAAGGAGATTTCGTCGCGAGCCTACGTATCCAAGTTCAATTTCCGCGGGTCAGATCAGCAGAAGTATGTCGGTAATCTTTCTGGAGGTGAAAGAAACCGGGTACATCTCGCGAAACTTCTTCGAAAGGGAGGTAACTTTCTGCTGCTTGACGAGCCAAGCAACGATCTTGACATCACCACTCTTAGAATGCTCGAAAACGCACTGCTCGAATTCAACGGTTGTGTTATGGTGATCAGTCACGATCGCTTCTTTCTGGACCGCATATGCACGCACATTCTGGCATTTGAAGGCAACGGCAAGGTTCGCTGGTTTGAAGGCAATTTTGAAGCCTATGAGCAGCAGCGCAGAACAGAACTGGGCTCCAATTTTGATCGTCCGCGCCGTTCACTTTATCGTAAGCTCACGGCATAG